A portion of the Acidisarcina polymorpha genome contains these proteins:
- a CDS encoding lectin-like domain-containing protein, which translates to MKSFLPVAFSLLAMSPMVVNAQEPDPTIAAANQNLAPAKLVSPTKAASPAITAAYGKLPLSFEANRGQSDPQVKFLSRGQGYSLFLTDTSAVLSLSKDLASQPKTSAIGGKAAPQKAAKVKTDVVRMELAGAARGMQVSGADPLPGKANYFLGKDSSKWHTNVPTYAKVKYSNVYPGIDLVYYGNQRQLEYDFVVAANADPKQARLHFAGASKLKLNSGGDLEIIAKDGEIAFHKPVVYQLKDGQRQPVEGSFQLLANNTVGFRLASYDQSRELVIDPVLAYSTYLGAGSDTPDALAVDAEGNLYLSVENDSPYLVKFDAAGSTMIYSTSLPGTGSSNNDNVGGIYGIAVDATGNAYLTGAATISNFPVTPGAFQTVYNSINGTGFVTKLNPTGGIVYSTLLGGSSSDFGTGIEVDAEGNAFVAGYTSSADFPTTAGAFQPKANITDSSVGFVTKLNAAGSSLIYSTFLQSTSSKENISYATGIEIDGTGDAYVAGYTHGPDFPTTPGAYSTVNTYTAYVAKLNPEGSGLVYSTYFPSEGLGSMAVDSAGDVYSVASTGPVTSGAFQASGKGWTGKLNSTGTALIYGTYVGGTGELSGKPGDLIGIAVDHQGHAFVSGYSYGGFPVTPGAFQTTYKGVNYPQRAGYSSNGVLAELNADGSALLYATYLGGSGNIHGDGDSARQAVIDGFGNVYINGIAASRDFPVTGGAFQTTNEAGGAGSPFVAKFAFHGGTTTTVTSNHSSPVAGEEVTFTAHVEPVSGTGIPPGEITWKVDGTVVAQSALNGNGSATYSTILFAPQHVIAASYLGEPDVYSASSGALTVTASQVGPPIFAVADAPGDNPVEQLMLSSTTPNTSIYYTINGGTPTPSSRLYHSPITILGTMHIQAIAVYNSASSMVSSATYTSPTYPTTPGINFSQGFPLNTSAITTNGSAAVLNGDLYLTQDGYDQAGSSFYATPVNVQSFTADFTLHISGNADGMTFTIQNSGPKALGGDGAGLGYVTIQKSLAIKFDIWDNVGEGPDSTGLYTGGNTPTVPAINLLGTGINLADDIPYGVHVTYDGAILNMTITNLFYAPDSFSHSWAIDIPATVGGSTAYVGFTGSTGGTTSHSVIQNWTYLAGAPAGPRFPTGLNGGIGLYLNGVAVPAGPAIQLTTGGENQAGSLFFPNAQNIQSFTSQFSFQIADPAADGLTFTIQGVGPVALGGIGGGLGYASIPKSVALKFDLFNNAGEGVNSTGVYIAGVAPTLPAINLAGTGINLHSGDPMVVGLVYANSVLTMTITDQITKAQYTHPFSVDIPSAVGGNTAYVGFTGATGGEVSTQSILNWTFTPKS; encoded by the coding sequence ATGAAGAGCTTTCTGCCCGTCGCATTTTCCTTGTTGGCCATGAGTCCGATGGTCGTCAATGCCCAGGAACCTGACCCCACGATCGCTGCCGCGAACCAGAACCTCGCGCCCGCGAAGCTTGTCTCTCCAACGAAAGCCGCGTCGCCTGCGATCACAGCCGCTTACGGCAAGCTGCCCCTCAGCTTTGAAGCTAACCGAGGCCAGAGCGATCCGCAGGTGAAGTTCCTCTCCCGCGGACAAGGCTATTCACTTTTCCTGACTGACACCTCCGCGGTGCTGTCGCTGAGCAAGGATCTTGCTTCGCAGCCGAAGACTAGCGCAATAGGCGGCAAGGCCGCCCCTCAAAAAGCCGCCAAGGTCAAGACCGATGTCGTACGCATGGAGCTCGCGGGCGCGGCGCGCGGCATGCAGGTGAGCGGGGCCGATCCGCTGCCGGGCAAAGCGAACTACTTCCTCGGCAAAGACTCGTCGAAGTGGCATACGAATGTGCCGACTTATGCCAAGGTCAAGTACAGCAATGTCTATCCCGGCATTGACCTGGTCTATTACGGAAATCAGCGGCAGTTGGAGTATGACTTCGTCGTCGCGGCAAATGCTGACCCCAAGCAGGCGCGCCTGCACTTCGCCGGAGCTAGCAAGCTAAAGCTCAACAGCGGAGGCGACCTGGAAATCATCGCCAAGGACGGAGAGATCGCCTTCCATAAGCCAGTTGTTTATCAGTTGAAGGATGGTCAGCGTCAGCCGGTCGAAGGCAGCTTCCAACTGCTGGCGAACAATACCGTAGGGTTTCGGTTAGCGAGCTATGACCAAAGCAGGGAGTTAGTGATTGATCCGGTACTGGCCTACTCCACCTACTTGGGAGCAGGCTCCGACACCCCTGATGCTTTGGCTGTTGATGCAGAAGGAAATCTTTACTTATCTGTCGAAAATGATAGCCCGTACCTAGTGAAGTTCGATGCTGCCGGGTCGACCATGATCTACTCTACGTCCCTACCCGGAACAGGCTCATCTAACAATGACAATGTGGGGGGTATTTATGGGATCGCGGTCGACGCAACCGGCAATGCGTACTTGACGGGTGCAGCGACCATCTCTAATTTTCCGGTAACGCCCGGCGCATTCCAAACCGTTTACAACAGCATTAATGGTACAGGCTTCGTAACCAAGCTGAACCCGACTGGCGGCATTGTCTATTCAACCTTGCTTGGTGGGAGCTCTAGTGACTTTGGCACTGGAATCGAGGTGGATGCAGAGGGAAACGCCTTTGTCGCCGGATACACATCCTCAGCCGACTTTCCCACAACTGCCGGTGCCTTCCAGCCGAAGGCCAATATCACAGACAGTTCCGTTGGATTTGTCACCAAGCTGAATGCGGCGGGCTCCTCACTGATCTATTCCACTTTCCTTCAATCAACATCGAGTAAAGAGAATATAAGCTATGCTACCGGCATCGAGATAGACGGGACGGGCGACGCCTATGTCGCGGGGTATACGCACGGCCCCGATTTTCCTACTACGCCGGGCGCCTATAGCACGGTAAATACTTATACCGCTTATGTGGCCAAGCTCAACCCTGAGGGCTCAGGCCTCGTCTACTCCACCTACTTCCCTTCCGAAGGCCTAGGAAGCATGGCGGTTGACAGTGCCGGAGATGTCTACTCGGTAGCTAGTACTGGGCCAGTCACCAGCGGCGCCTTTCAGGCAAGCGGCAAAGGCTGGACCGGAAAGCTCAATTCCACTGGCACAGCTCTCATTTATGGCACCTACGTCGGAGGGACAGGCGAACTCAGCGGAAAACCGGGCGACTTAATAGGAATCGCCGTCGATCACCAGGGCCACGCCTTCGTCTCCGGATACAGCTACGGAGGGTTTCCGGTCACGCCCGGTGCCTTCCAGACCACCTACAAGGGTGTTAATTACCCCCAAAGAGCTGGCTATTCTTCGAATGGGGTACTCGCGGAGTTGAATGCCGACGGATCGGCCTTGCTCTATGCCACTTATCTTGGTGGAAGCGGGAATATACATGGGGACGGCGATTCCGCAAGGCAAGCCGTGATCGATGGTTTCGGCAACGTCTACATCAATGGAATTGCGGCCTCTCGAGACTTTCCCGTCACCGGAGGCGCTTTCCAAACAACAAACGAGGCCGGTGGGGCAGGCAGTCCGTTCGTCGCCAAGTTCGCCTTCCACGGAGGGACGACAACGACAGTTACGTCGAACCACAGCTCACCGGTCGCGGGTGAGGAGGTCACTTTCACTGCCCATGTTGAGCCGGTCAGTGGGACCGGCATCCCCCCCGGAGAGATTACTTGGAAGGTTGATGGAACTGTTGTCGCGCAGTCGGCACTGAACGGAAACGGCAGCGCGACTTACTCGACCATCCTCTTCGCCCCGCAGCATGTGATCGCCGCCAGCTACTTAGGGGAGCCGGATGTGTACTCGGCAAGCAGCGGAGCGCTCACGGTCACTGCAAGCCAGGTGGGTCCGCCAATTTTTGCGGTGGCAGACGCCCCGGGCGACAATCCAGTCGAACAGCTCATGCTGAGTTCTACAACCCCCAATACCTCGATCTACTACACCATCAATGGAGGCACACCCACGCCCTCTTCGAGGCTGTATCATTCTCCGATTACCATCCTAGGAACTATGCACATCCAGGCGATCGCCGTGTACAACAGTGCCTCTAGCATGGTTTCTTCGGCGACCTATACCTCGCCGACTTACCCAACGACACCGGGGATCAACTTTAGCCAGGGTTTCCCGTTGAACACTTCAGCGATAACCACAAATGGAAGCGCCGCCGTACTTAACGGAGACTTGTATCTGACCCAGGATGGCTATGATCAAGCAGGAAGCTCTTTCTATGCCACTCCAGTGAATGTGCAATCGTTCACCGCCGACTTCACGCTACACATTTCGGGAAACGCGGACGGTATGACCTTCACCATCCAGAATTCGGGGCCGAAGGCTCTCGGGGGCGATGGCGCCGGCTTGGGATATGTGACCATCCAAAAGAGCCTCGCCATCAAATTTGATATTTGGGACAATGTGGGTGAGGGTCCGGATTCAACCGGCCTCTATACCGGGGGAAATACACCGACAGTTCCGGCCATAAATCTCTTGGGAACTGGAATTAATCTTGCAGACGACATCCCTTATGGCGTCCATGTTACCTATGACGGCGCCATATTGAACATGACCATCACGAACCTCTTCTATGCACCAGATTCGTTCTCGCACTCCTGGGCGATCGATATCCCAGCAACGGTGGGCGGCTCGACCGCATATGTTGGTTTCACTGGCAGTACCGGAGGGACGACCTCACACTCCGTTATTCAGAACTGGACCTACCTTGCCGGCGCTCCGGCCGGTCCAAGGTTTCCTACTGGCTTAAATGGCGGAATCGGACTCTACCTCAATGGCGTCGCCGTTCCCGCTGGCCCAGCGATTCAATTGACAACCGGCGGTGAAAACCAGGCCGGGAGCCTTTTCTTCCCGAACGCCCAGAACATACAATCCTTCACTTCGCAGTTCAGCTTCCAGATAGCCGATCCGGCTGCGGATGGCTTAACCTTCACTATCCAGGGAGTGGGACCGGTGGCCCTAGGCGGGATTGGAGGAGGGCTCGGCTACGCCTCGATTCCGAAAAGCGTGGCACTCAAGTTCGACCTCTTCAACAATGCGGGAGAAGGCGTGAACTCGACCGGCGTCTACATCGCAGGAGTTGCGCCAACACTCCCAGCGATCAATCTCGCGGGAACCGGTATCAACCTGCATAGCGGCGATCCCATGGTCGTCGGACTCGTTTATGCCAACTCGGTATTAACCATGACGATCACCGACCAGATCACCAAGGCGCAGTATACGCATCCGTTTTCAGTTGATATTCCCTCCGCAGTTGGAGGAAATACCGCTTATGTC